A genomic segment from Drosophila miranda strain MSH22 chromosome 3, D.miranda_PacBio2.1, whole genome shotgun sequence encodes:
- the LOC108160787 gene encoding tyrosine-protein kinase RYK — protein MACFRARSRSLPLLLLCLSLASWRTPLVRGYLNIFISHHEVMKLMGLEADLFYVHEGSINTYAMHFTVPVPADVHELEFSWQSLIAYPLPYAISIEYANDQDALGTPTLSIPHKGLVPQEIESFLVYLPCTGNASLQLPVNVNMVVRGPPRFNDTRLHFKRNKICAKGISPEPNQSPAPAHAPSQGPALLSAAACALGLVLAVGLVASMMYLRARKQLRQDSLHTSFTTAAYGSHQNVFIRLDPLGRPPSATGSYATIASLNKYPGETKKSCSIFDRFRSSPIPTPYATALLPMGDQTQAGETIYSKPESICPSRISYYASSQLTLTQPCSMSTPKSSRGIGGSGSLFGAFVNGGSTITMASHGEKTKDRLRRIPSVQPGALTYEHLVKEGTFGRIYAGKLGDSCDALVKTVIDGASLTQVACLLQDASLLIGVSHQHILAPLLANTELPGPPEIAYPYPSKGNLKMYLQQSRESSTALSTRQLVEFGLHITKGLAYLHSLGIIHRDIATRNCYVDEEAYVKICDGALSRDLFPDDYDCLGDNENRPLKWLSLEALQKKVYASQGDVWSLGVLYWELVTLAQMPHEEVDIFELTNYLAAGFRLEQPVNCPDEFFTVMNCCWHCEAKQRPTPSQLLSYLQDFHADLGMYI, from the exons gctgctcctctgcctctcgttGGCCTCTTGGCGGACGCCTTTGGTCAGAGGATATCTGAACATTTTCATCAGCCACCACGAGGTGATGAAACTGATGG GACTCGAGGCGGATCTGTTCTACGTGCACGAGGGATCCATTAACACATACGCGATGCACTTCACCGTCCCGGTGCCCGCGGACGTCCACGAGCTGGAGTTCTCCTGGCAGAGCCTCATCGCCTATCCG CTGCCCTACGCCATCAGCATCGAGTACGCCAACGACCAGGACGCCCTGGGCACCCCGACGCTGAGCATCCCCCACAAGGGCCTGGTGCCGCAGGAGATCGAGTCCTTCCTGGTGTACCTGCCGTGCACGGGCAACGCCAGCCTCCAGCTGCCCGTCAACGTCAACATGGTGGTGCGAGGACCCCCGCGCTTCAACGACACCAGGCTCCACTTCAAGCGCAACAAGATCTGTGCCAAGG GCATCTCACCCGAACCGAACCAATCGCCGGCCCCCGCCCATGCCCCCTCCCAGGGCCCTGCCTTGCTGAGTGCCGCAGCCTGTGCCCTCGGCCTGGTCCTGGCCGTGGGCCTCGTGGCCAGCATGATGTATTTGCGGGCTCGCAAGCAGCTTCGCCAGGACTCGCTTCA CACAAGCTTCACCACTGCGGCCTACGGCAGCCACCAGAACGTTTTCATCCGCCTCGACCCGCTCGGACGGCCACCGAGTGCCACCGGCTCCTACGCGACCATCGCCAGCCTCAACAAATACCCCGGGGAGACCAAGAAGTCGTGCAGCATATTCGACC GTTTCCGCAGCTCCCCCATCCCGACGCCCTACGCCACCGCCCTGCTGCCGATGGGGGACCAGACGCAGGCCGGAGAAACAATCTACtcgaagccagagtcgatcTGTCCCTCGAGGATATCCTACTACGCCTCCTCGCAGCTGACGCTGACCCAG CCCTGCAGCATGTCCACTCCAAAGAGCAGCCGTGGCatcggtggcagtggcagcctCTTCGGGGCCTTCGTCAACGGTGGCAGCACCATCACCATGGCCAGTCACGGAGAGAAGACCAAGGATCGACTGCGTCGCATTCCCAGCGTCCAGCCAGGAGCCCTCACCTACGAGCACCTGGTCAAGGAGGGCACCTTCGGGCGGATCTACGCCGGCAAGCTGGGCGACTCCTGTGACGCTCTGGTGAAGACTGTCATCGATGGGGCATCGCTCACCCAGGTGGCCTGCCTGCTGCAAGATGCTTCGCTGCTGATCGGTGTCAGCCACCAGCACATCCTGGCCCCGCTGCTGGCCAACACCGAGCTGCCCGGACCGCCAGAGATTGCATATCCCTATCCGTCCAAGGGGAACCTAAAGAT GTACTTGCAACAGTCACGGGAGTCCAGCACAGCCCTCAGCACCCGCCAGCTGGTGGAGTTCGGGCTGCACATCACCAAGGGACTGGCCTACTTGCACTCCCTGGGGATCATCCACAGGGATATTGCCACACGCAATTGCTA TGTGGATGAGGAGGCGTACGTGAAGATCTGCGACGGCGCCCTGTCTCGGGACCTCTTCCCGGACGACTACGACTGCCTGGGCGACAACGAGAACCGGCCACTGAAGTGGCTCTCGCTGGAGGCGCTGCAGAAGAAGGTGTACGCGTCGCAAGGTGACGTCTGGTCCCTGGGCGTCCTCTACTGGGAGCTGGTCACCCTCGCCCAGATGCCACACGAGGAGGTGGACATATTTGAGCTTACCAATTACTTGGCTGCCGGTTTCCGGCTGGAGCAGCCCGTCAATTGCCCCGATGAATT TTTCACCGTTATGAACTGCTGCTGGCACTGCGAGGCCAAGCAGAGGCCAACGCCCTCGCAGCTGCTCTCGTATCTGCAGGACTTCCATGCCGACCTGGGCATGTAcatctga
- the LOC108160788 gene encoding sideroflexin-1-3-like: protein MAPLPRVDIDQPKYDQSTYLGRAKHFFLVTNPLNVLATNKKLEEARQIVLKYRAGKDVPECETIDDVWRAKYLYDSAFHPETGERQIIIGRMSAQMPMNTFITGGMMAFYKTTRAVVFWQWFNQTFNAIVNYTNRSGASPVSKSQLMTSYCLATSGALATALSLNRAVKKMSPLVGRLVPLVAVAAGNCINIPCMRMQEIRNGVVLLDEKNTEVGVSRKAACLGITAVILSRIGMAIPGMTMTPVMMNVLEQRGFLAKYPKWNAPIQTLFCGFVLIFATPLGCAFFSQRAAIKVSSLEKKVRENIQKKRPDLDTVWYNKGL from the coding sequence ATGGCCCCACTTCCGCGTGTGGATATTGATCAGCCCAAATATGACCAGAGTACGTATTTGGGCAGGGCGAAGCACTTCTTTCTGGTCACCAATCCCCTCAATGTGCTCGCCACCAACAAGAAGCTGGAGGAGGCCCGCCAGATCGTGTTGAAGTACAGAGCCGGCAAGGACGTACCCGAGTGCGAGACGATTGACGACGTGTGGCGGGCAAAGTACCTGTACGATTCAGCCTTTCATCCGGAGACGGGCGAGAGGCAGATCATTATTGGCCGGATGTCGGCGCAAATGCCCATGAACACGTTCATCACTGGCGGCATGATGGCCTTCTACAAGACCACTCGCGCCGTTGTCTTCTGGCAGTGGTTCAATCAAACCTTCAACGCCATCGTCAACTACACAAATCGGTCGGGCGCTTCGCCCGTCAGCAAGTCCCAGCTAATGACCTCGTACTGCCTGGCCACCAGCGGAGCCCTGGCCACGGCGCTGTCCCTCAACCGGGCCGTAAAGAAGATGAGTCCGCTGGTGGGTCGACTGGTCCCACTGGTGGCCGTGGCCGCCGGCAACTGCATTAACATTCCGTGCATGCGCATGCAGGAGATTCGCAACGGGGTCGTACTGCTGGATGAGAAGAACACGGAGGTGGGCGTATCCAGGAAGGCCGCCTGCCTGGGAATCACGGCTGTTATATTGAGTCGCATCGGCATGGCCATACCGGGCATGACTATGACCCCGGTAATGATGAACGTGCTGGAGCAGAGGGGGTTCCTGGCCAAATACCCGAAATGGAATGCTCCCATCCAAACTCTGTTCTGCGGCTTTGTGCTAATCTTTGCCACACCCCTCGGCTGTGCGTTCTTCAGCCAGCGTGCTGCCATCAAGGTGTCCAGCCTGGAGAAGAAGGTGCGCGAAAATATTCAGAAGAAACGTCCCGACCTGGACACCGTGTGGTACAACAAGGGCTTGTAA